One part of the Treponema sp. OMZ 787 genome encodes these proteins:
- a CDS encoding ankyrin repeat domain-containing protein: MHIDEFIKAAKKNDVGLIKAYLQNGFDINTQDKDGFTAVMETAEFGHKALFWFLIEKGADVLIKADYNFSIIHAVALGGDKKMLDYVISKGACIDEKVTGGEQDGMTIKDYALLAKNDELNDYLKSL, encoded by the coding sequence ATGCACATTGACGAATTTATAAAAGCTGCAAAAAAGAACGATGTTGGACTGATAAAAGCTTATTTACAAAACGGTTTTGATATTAATACTCAGGACAAGGACGGATTTACGGCTGTTATGGAAACAGCCGAATTCGGCCATAAGGCCTTATTTTGGTTTTTAATCGAAAAAGGAGCAGATGTTTTAATTAAAGCGGATTATAATTTTTCGATAATTCACGCCGTCGCTTTAGGCGGCGACAAAAAAATGCTTGACTATGTAATCTCAAAAGGTGCCTGCATAGATGAAAAAGTTACAGGCGGAGAGCAGGACGGCATGACAATAAAAGATTACGCTCTTTTAGCAAAGAATGATGAATTAAATGATTACTTAAAATCTTTATAA
- a CDS encoding S9 family peptidase, with the protein MKQSDFEKPPIAEIRATNFEKFEKTRTDNYYWLKDKTDKKVIDYLNAENAYTDKIMASSKDLQNSIYDEIVGRIKEDDETYPVFENGYYYYSRVEKGKQYRTYCRKKSSLDAAEEIIFDVNKMAEGKQAFIFDDYTISPDNKKAVYLYNETGSFAEFTLKIRDLETGKDLSLSYDGAVSVAWSSDSETLFYSAIDSTLRSSKILRQGLNEEKGTLVYEEKDAKFSCYVHETKTREFIFITSGSSTTSEERFIRADKPHSEFTIFLPRVNGIEYFVYPHKEKFFIRWKDKQNLNAKIYSAPLSSYSDKSTWKEERAHDENVRIEDVSVFEGCLVLELRKNGLIEIEVKSLKTGEVKNISFPEPVYTAYLGANPEYTSCKVRYNYTSLNRPNSLYDYDIEAGKSVLLKQQEVPSGFNPDDYTVERLWAQAKDGVKVPMAAVYKKGLAKNGAAPALLYSYGSYGYSSDVYFSPSVYSLVERGFVYIVAQIRGGSDMGEQWYEDGKLLKKKNTFTDFIACAEHLISQKYTSSEKIAIMGGSAGGLLMGAVTNMRPDLFHSVVAAVPFIDVVTTMLDDSLPLTTGEYEEWGNPNEEEYYNYMLSYSPYDNIEAKNYPHILVTGGLNDSQVLFHEPAKYTAKLRANKTGDNILILRMNMDSGHGGATGRYDRIKDTAFEYAFILNMVGINK; encoded by the coding sequence TTGAAACAATCAGATTTTGAAAAACCGCCTATTGCAGAAATAAGGGCAACGAATTTTGAGAAATTTGAAAAAACAAGAACAGATAATTATTATTGGCTTAAGGACAAAACCGATAAAAAGGTTATAGATTATTTAAATGCCGAAAATGCTTATACGGATAAGATAATGGCTTCGTCAAAAGATTTACAAAATAGTATTTACGATGAAATTGTAGGCCGCATAAAAGAAGATGATGAAACCTATCCCGTTTTTGAAAACGGTTATTATTATTACAGCCGTGTCGAAAAGGGAAAACAATACAGAACCTATTGCAGAAAAAAATCATCGCTTGATGCAGCTGAAGAAATTATCTTCGATGTAAATAAAATGGCGGAAGGCAAGCAAGCCTTTATCTTCGACGATTATACGATAAGTCCCGATAATAAAAAGGCTGTTTATCTTTATAACGAAACAGGCTCCTTTGCCGAGTTCACTTTAAAAATACGCGATTTGGAAACGGGAAAAGATTTAAGTTTGAGTTATGACGGAGCCGTTTCCGTTGCTTGGTCTTCGGACAGCGAAACTCTTTTTTACAGTGCAATCGACAGCACCTTGCGTTCAAGCAAGATTTTGCGTCAAGGTCTTAATGAAGAAAAAGGAACTCTTGTTTATGAAGAAAAGGATGCAAAGTTTTCCTGCTATGTGCATGAAACAAAGACAAGGGAATTTATTTTTATAACAAGCGGAAGCTCCACCACCTCAGAAGAGCGTTTTATACGCGCCGATAAGCCTCATTCGGAATTTACAATCTTCCTTCCGCGGGTTAATGGTATTGAATATTTTGTTTATCCTCACAAGGAAAAGTTTTTTATCCGCTGGAAGGACAAGCAAAACCTAAACGCTAAGATCTACTCCGCTCCTCTTTCTTCATATTCCGATAAATCCACATGGAAGGAAGAAAGAGCCCATGACGAAAATGTACGCATCGAAGACGTGTCCGTTTTTGAAGGCTGCCTTGTTTTAGAGCTCCGCAAAAACGGCCTTATCGAGATTGAAGTTAAATCCCTTAAAACCGGAGAGGTAAAAAACATTTCCTTCCCGGAACCGGTTTATACGGCTTATTTGGGAGCTAACCCCGAATACACATCCTGCAAGGTTCGATATAATTACACCTCCTTAAACCGCCCGAACAGCTTATACGATTACGATATAGAAGCAGGAAAATCTGTGCTCTTAAAACAGCAGGAAGTTCCGTCAGGCTTTAATCCCGATGACTACACTGTGGAGAGGCTTTGGGCTCAGGCAAAAGACGGAGTGAAGGTGCCTATGGCTGCCGTTTACAAAAAAGGCTTGGCAAAGAATGGGGCGGCTCCCGCCCTTCTTTACTCTTACGGAAGCTACGGCTACAGCTCAGATGTGTATTTTAGTCCTAGTGTTTACAGCCTTGTCGAGCGGGGCTTTGTGTACATAGTTGCCCAAATCAGAGGCGGAAGCGACATGGGAGAGCAATGGTATGAGGACGGTAAGCTCTTAAAGAAGAAAAACACCTTTACCGATTTTATAGCCTGTGCCGAGCACCTGATTTCTCAAAAATATACTTCTTCGGAAAAAATTGCAATCATGGGCGGAAGTGCGGGCGGTCTTCTTATGGGAGCCGTTACAAACATGCGTCCTGATCTTTTCCATTCGGTTGTAGCTGCCGTTCCCTTTATAGACGTTGTTACCACCATGCTCGATGATTCCTTGCCTCTTACCACAGGAGAATACGAAGAGTGGGGCAACCCGAACGAGGAGGAGTACTATAACTACATGCTTTCGTATTCTCCCTATGACAATATCGAAGCAAAAAATTATCCGCACATTCTTGTGACGGGCGGCTTAAATGATTCACAAGTTCTGTTCCACGAGCCTGCAAAGTACACGGCAAAGCTGCGTGCAAATAAAACTGGAGATAATATTTTAATCCTCCGCATGAATATGGATTCAGGCCACGGAGGTGCTACAGGCCGCTATGACAGGATTAAGGACACTGCCTTTGAATACGCCTTTATTCTTAACATGGTTGGGATAAATAAGTAG
- a CDS encoding bifunctional 2-polyprenyl-6-hydroxyphenol methylase/3-demethylubiquinol 3-O-methyltransferase UbiG, with the protein MKLYDLIAENYEDIFPLEKEKVDFIKTFCKEGKILDAGCATGELCFTLLNEGFTPIGIDLNTKMISIAQNKISPAASNIRFEVEDMLNIVKFGQFNAVFCFGNTLPHLKNKDEVFLFFSHIYKSLLEDGVFIFQILNYDKIISEQKMNFKIIENGNLIFKRSYDFAEQERLKFIINFTDKKNNESLSDHTFLLPLKQEFLKESLKKVGFKKIGCYSDYNFTPSDLTEYSTIYAAEK; encoded by the coding sequence ATGAAACTTTACGATTTAATTGCAGAAAATTACGAGGATATTTTTCCTCTCGAAAAAGAAAAAGTTGACTTTATTAAAACTTTTTGTAAAGAAGGAAAAATTCTTGATGCAGGATGTGCAACGGGAGAACTTTGTTTTACTCTTTTAAATGAAGGTTTTACACCAATCGGAATAGACCTAAACACAAAAATGATTTCGATTGCACAAAATAAAATAAGTCCTGCCGCTTCAAACATAAGATTTGAAGTTGAGGACATGCTCAATATTGTAAAATTCGGGCAATTCAATGCCGTATTCTGTTTCGGCAACACTCTTCCCCACCTAAAAAATAAGGATGAAGTTTTTTTATTTTTTTCTCATATTTATAAAAGTCTTTTAGAAGACGGAGTTTTTATTTTTCAAATATTAAATTACGATAAAATTATTTCAGAACAAAAGATGAATTTTAAAATAATCGAAAACGGGAATTTGATTTTTAAACGTTCCTATGATTTTGCAGAACAAGAAAGGCTTAAATTTATCATAAACTTTACGGATAAAAAAAATAACGAAAGTCTATCAGATCATACTTTTTTGCTCCCCCTAAAACAGGAATTTTTAAAAGAAAGTTTAAAAAAAGTAGGCTTTAAAAAGATAGGCTGCTATTCGGATTATAATTTTACCCCAAGCGATCTAACGGAATACTCGACAATCTACGCTGCAGAAAAATAA
- a CDS encoding Rpn family recombination-promoting nuclease/putative transposase, whose protein sequence is MSTSNRKYKDSVFVDLFAEDEKAKENFLSLYNALHGTALKATEDLRNIRLDQVLYMTFYNDVSYLVDNKIILLAEHQSTINPNMPLRCLEYVSRLYETLFESKEKYSRKLLKIPTPEFYVFYNGEEPFPCDKTLKLSDAFIKKTENPNLELTVKVININRQNRHPLLKNCKTMQEYSIFVETVRKWKEIDPQNGFQKAVEECISNNILHEYLKRKTKEVINMLLAEYDYETDIAVQREESLMIGIQQGSYQKALETAKNLAEMGFAVEAISKATGLSKEEIEKL, encoded by the coding sequence ATGAGTACTTCAAACAGGAAATATAAAGACTCGGTTTTTGTTGACCTTTTTGCAGAAGATGAAAAAGCAAAAGAAAATTTTCTGTCGCTTTATAATGCTTTGCACGGAACGGCACTTAAAGCTACGGAAGATTTAAGAAACATCCGGTTGGATCAGGTTCTCTATATGACATTTTATAATGATGTGTCTTACCTCGTTGATAATAAAATAATACTACTGGCAGAACATCAATCTACGATTAATCCCAACATGCCTTTACGCTGCCTTGAATATGTAAGCCGTTTGTATGAAACCCTCTTTGAATCAAAAGAAAAATACAGCCGTAAACTCCTAAAAATCCCTACACCGGAGTTTTATGTCTTTTACAATGGGGAAGAACCTTTTCCATGCGATAAAACATTAAAACTCTCTGATGCTTTTATAAAAAAGACAGAAAACCCCAATCTTGAATTGACCGTTAAGGTAATAAACATCAACCGGCAAAACCGTCATCCGTTATTGAAAAACTGTAAAACTATGCAGGAATACAGTATATTTGTAGAGACAGTAAGGAAATGGAAAGAAATAGATCCTCAAAACGGCTTTCAAAAAGCCGTTGAAGAATGTATATCAAACAATATTTTGCATGAATATTTAAAACGCAAGACCAAGGAGGTAATCAACATGTTACTAGCAGAATATGATTATGAAACCGATATAGCTGTACAAAGAGAAGAAAGCCTGATGATTGGAATACAACAAGGTTCATACCAAAAAGCTCTTGAAACAGCAAAAAACCTGGCAGAAATGGGATTTGCAGTAGAAGCAATCTCAAAAGCTACCGGTCTCAGCAAAGAAGAAATCGAAAAACTGTAA